Part of the Methanobacterium paludis genome is shown below.
AAATCTTCTCTGATGTTTAAGGGAAATAAACACCACAGGTTGCTCCCTTTTCTTGTTGCAGCCAATCCCACCAATTACGGTAAGCCCTGTAAACTTTCAACTGCAGAAGCTATTGCATCAACTTTTTATATAGTGGGACTTAAAGATAATGCTGTTGAAATCATGTCCCAATTCAAGTGGGGACCTCATTTTCTAGAGCTCAACAAAGAGCTTTTAGAGGCATATTCCAACGCTAAAACAAGCTTGGAAGTTGTAAAGATTCAAAATGAATTCATAGGAGGCTAAGAATGGCTAGATTTGAAGAAGCAGAGAATAGAATATTCAAGGTAAAAATATGTCTTAAATGTAACGCAAGAAACCCTCCAAGCGCAAAGACATGCAGAAAATGTGGTTACAAGGGTCTTAGAGTTAAGGCAAAAGAACCAAGAGGTTAAACTA
Proteins encoded:
- a CDS encoding DUF367 family protein gives rise to the protein MKVVVYHADECDPRKCTTTRLSNKGKVKVVNNLNMLPKGALVLDPFSEKSVSPEDREIVDKNGIAALDCSWKRIKKSSLMFKGNKHHRLLPFLVAANPTNYGKPCKLSTAEAIASTFYIVGLKDNAVEIMSQFKWGPHFLELNKELLEAYSNAKTSLEVVKIQNEFIGG
- a CDS encoding 50S ribosomal protein L40e, with translation MARFEEAENRIFKVKICLKCNARNPPSAKTCRKCGYKGLRVKAKEPRG